A region of Hydrogenimonas cancrithermarum DNA encodes the following proteins:
- a CDS encoding ABC transporter ATP-binding protein, which produces MARLKVEHLTFSFGYKTILEDIGFELQEGEVLSVVGPSGGGKTTLLRLCAGLLDRQEGLIENSFETQSIAFQDPRLLPWKNVIDNIAFGLKALGVPKSEQLQRAREIALRFDLEEDDFDKFPKELSGGMSQRVSFARALVTKPDLLFLDEPFSALDIGLKRELQNHVIELIGKKEITIFFITHDIMEAIRLSDKILLLEPDPGRIVKTFTFDRPQSQRDDAYVYHETAKLLSDPYIIETFELELK; this is translated from the coding sequence ATGGCGAGACTAAAAGTAGAACATCTGACCTTTTCGTTTGGATATAAAACGATTCTGGAAGATATCGGTTTTGAATTGCAGGAAGGTGAAGTGCTCTCCGTCGTGGGACCCAGCGGCGGTGGGAAAACGACACTGCTGCGCCTGTGTGCCGGACTTCTGGATCGGCAGGAGGGTTTGATCGAGAACAGCTTTGAAACACAGTCCATCGCTTTTCAGGATCCCCGTCTGCTGCCGTGGAAAAATGTCATAGACAATATCGCTTTCGGACTCAAAGCCTTGGGAGTTCCCAAAAGCGAACAGCTCCAGCGTGCAAGAGAGATCGCACTGCGCTTCGATCTGGAAGAGGATGATTTCGACAAATTTCCCAAGGAACTCAGCGGCGGAATGAGTCAGCGGGTCTCTTTTGCCAGAGCACTCGTGACGAAACCGGATCTGCTCTTTCTGGACGAGCCTTTTTCGGCACTCGATATCGGACTCAAACGGGAACTCCAGAACCATGTCATCGAACTGATCGGAAAGAAGGAGATCACCATCTTTTTCATCACGCATGACATCATGGAAGCGATCCGTCTGAGCGACAAGATATTGCTGCTTGAACCCGATCCGGGCAGAATCGTCAAAACATTTACGTTTGATCGCCCGCAGAGCCAGAGGGACGACGCCTATGTCTATCATGAGACAGCAAAACTTCTGAGCGATCCCTACATCATCGAGACATTTGAACTGGAGTTAAAATAA